From the Campylobacter volucris genome, the window TTCTTGTTCAAAAAATTCAATCACTCTTTGTTGGATCAAAGAATCTTCTTCATTTTGTTCTAAAAAAAGCTTAAGTTTATCAAAATTTATCTTTTGAGCATAACGCGGATGAGTTTTTAAAAGAAAGGCTATATTTTTAAGCAAAGAATCCAAACTCATAGCATTTTTCAAAACCCTTTCTGCATATTCTTTGGAAGTTTGGACTAAAACAGCTTGCCTACTTTTATCATTAGGATAAATATCTTTAGCTGCTTGAGCTAAAACATCCCATGTTTGTGGTTTTATATTTTTACTAGTTGCTATTACTGCTGCAAAAGATTTTGCCCTAAATTCTAAAGATAAATGACTTGGAACAAAAATTTCTCTAAATTTAGATAAAAAGTTTGCAAATAAATTCATCATTTTACACCTCAATGTTTTTTAAGATATTTTAAGCTATCATTTTGTTCGCCTTCTCTTAGACCTGTGCAATGCTATTTTTAAGCACCGCTTCAGGGTGGGAACACAGCAGAGCACTTGATCTTAGTGTGTGCCGCAGTCATCTGGGAGAGGGTTTTAAATTTTAAAATACTCTTTAATATTCTCACATATCTTAAAGAAATTTACTCCATTAATTGTTGGATTTTCCTTAAAATTATCAAACATTCCATTAAAGCCACTTTCTAATTCTTTAGACTTTACCCCATAACTTATAGACAAAGCTGCTTCTATAAATGCTGCAAGTTTATCACAATATTTTAAAGCCTTACCATCAATTGCTTTAAAATGATCTTCATTAACCGCATCCAAACTTCCACTATAAACGCTTGGCTTGTTATTAAAAATACGATTTTCAAATTCATTCTTTATAAATACATTATCAGATTTTTCTCTAATACCTAATATATAGCTAAATTCTTCTTTTAAAGAATGTGGTATAAAAGGTAAAATCTTCTCATTTATAAGCTTCATCTCATATTCATTAATAATTTCATTTAAACCATCTATGCCATATTTCACAGGAGATATAATATCTCTTGTCAAACTCTCTGGCAAATCATGAAATAAAGCACAATAAAAATTACTTTCTAACCTACCATCGCAAGCATTTATTTTTAAAGAATAAAAATAACTTAAAATCGCCACTACAAGCATATGACCTAAAACTGCAGTTTCTGGAATCCTTGGAGTTTGAGCCCAACGCTTTTGAAAACGCAAACGCCCGCTTAAGTCAATGATTTTTGCTATTTTTTGATTTAGAGCAATTTTTCTAGCTCCAATTAACTCATAATAATCTTCTAATTCTTCTTCAACCTTAGCTTTAATCTCATCAATATCATGTAAAAAAGAACTGGTTTGATACACTATATTAAATTCCCATTTTGTAGCAAAATACGAAGCAGCTTTTAAAATAAGTCTTTCTTTTGCGTGATCTTGCCCTTTTAAAAAATTTTCATATCTTGCTAAAAATTGACCATTTTCTATATCTTGTATCATAGGAGAAATTTTACTCAATACCCAAGCACTCATTTGCTCATTTTTAGCACGCATAATCTCATGATACACATCAGGACGGATGTCAGTTACTACAACCCTGCTTAAAAATTCAAAAATCCCAGCTTCTATAATAAAACACATATTGACATCTTTTTCCATCTTAGCCATAAAATATGCGATAATAAATTTATGTGCTTGTTTATCAAGCTCAACTAAATTTGTCATTCTAGGATAATCATTCCATCTTGAAATAGACGCAGCTTTA encodes:
- a CDS encoding HD domain-containing protein, which translates into the protein MISVELIEHIFKAASISRWNDYPRMTNLVELDKQAHKFIIAYFMAKMEKDVNMCFIIEAGIFEFLSRVVVTDIRPDVYHEIMRAKNEQMSAWVLSKISPMIQDIENGQFLARYENFLKGQDHAKERLILKAASYFATKWEFNIVYQTSSFLHDIDEIKAKVEEELEDYYELIGARKIALNQKIAKIIDLSGRLRFQKRWAQTPRIPETAVLGHMLVVAILSYFYSLKINACDGRLESNFYCALFHDLPESLTRDIISPVKYGIDGLNEIINEYEMKLINEKILPFIPHSLKEEFSYILGIREKSDNVFIKNEFENRIFNNKPSVYSGSLDAVNEDHFKAIDGKALKYCDKLAAFIEAALSISYGVKSKELESGFNGMFDNFKENPTINGVNFFKICENIKEYFKI